A part of Capsicum annuum cultivar UCD-10X-F1 chromosome 6, UCD10Xv1.1, whole genome shotgun sequence genomic DNA contains:
- the LOC107873482 gene encoding sodium/pyruvate cotransporter BASS2, chloroplastic isoform X2, whose protein sequence is MASLSRFIGKECKLHSSDARHRPRYVFSTRTPTHLSMRSGLGGHETGRYNLFIQNRHQVSDVAFLVQSSFIGISSPQRNTEISCVAATNVSGDLPSSSSSGMSQYEKIIETLTTLFPLWVILGTIIGIYKPSAVTWLETDLFTLGLGFLMLSMGLTLTFEDFRRCLRNPWTVGVGFAAQYFIKPLLGFTIAMVLKLSAPLATGLILVSCCPGGQASNVATYISKGNVALSVLMTTCSTVGAIVMTPLLTKLLAGQLVPVDAAGLAISTFQVVLVPTIIGVLSNEFFPKFTSKIITITPLIGVILTTLLCASPIGQVADVLKSQGAQLILPVAALHAAAFFLGYQVSKFSFGESTSRTISIECGMQTMQSMGKLCNSSCVRTEFCTRISTCPKAFHKSTCCCTFCCQCCLHGAWWKCSSCVLEEPTDSC, encoded by the exons ATGGCTTCTCTGTCGAGATTTATTGGAAAAGAATGTAAATTGCATTCTTCAGACGCACGTCACAGACCAAGATATGTGTTTTCTACTAGGACTCCGACCCATTTGA GTATGAGAAGTGGATTGGGCGGACATGAGACTGGAAGATATAATTTGTTCATTCAAAATAGGCATCAAGTTTCGGATGTTGCTTTCCTAGTTCAATCCTCATTTATTGGAATCAGTTCACCACAGCg CAATACCGAAATATCTTGCGTAGCAGCGACGAATGTGTCTGGAGACTTACCAAGCAGCTCTTCCAGTGGAATGAGCCAATACGAGAAAATAATTGAGACTTTGACCACTCTTTTTCCTCTCTGG GTTATATTGGGTACAATCATTGGCATCTATAAACCTTCTGCG GTCACTTGGTTGGAAACAGACCTGTTCACTCTTGGTTTGGGATTTCTAATGCTTTCAATGGGTTTGACACTAACATTTGAGGACTTTCGACGATGTTTAAGGAATCCATGGACT GTTGGTGTGGGATTTGCGGCTCAGTACTTCATCAAACCACTTTTAGGCTTCACCATAGCtatg GTTCTAAAGTTGTCCGCCCCACTTGCTACTGGTCTTATCTTGGTATCATGCTGTCCTGGAGGCCAAGCTTCTAATGTGGCAACATATATTTCAAAGGGGAATGTAGCCCTCTCTGTTCTTATGACTAC GTGTTCAACTGTTGGAGCTATTGTAATGACACCCTTGCTAACTAAGCTTCTAGCTGGTCAGCTTGTCCCAGTTGATGCTGCC GGTCTTGCTATCAGCACCTTTCAGGTTGTGTTAGTGCCAACAATTATTGGAG TTCTATCAAATGAGTTCTTTCCTAAGTTTACCTCAAAAATCATCACCATTACACCTTTGATTGGAGTTATTTTGACCACCCTTCTTTGTGCAAGTCCG ATCGGGCAAGTTGCAGATGTGCTGAAAAGTCAGGGAGCACAGTTAATTCTCCCAGTGGCGGCCCTGCATGCAGCAGCATTTTTTCTGGGCTACCAGGTTTCAAAATTTTCGTTTGGTGAATCAACATCCAGAACCATTTCTATAGAATGTGGAATGCAG ACAATGCAAAGTATGGGTAAACTATGTAACTCGTCTTGTGTGCGCACAGAGTTCTGCACTCGGATTTCTACTTGCCCAAAAGCATTTCACAAATCCACTTGTTGCTGTACCTTCTGCTGTCAGTGTTGTCTGCATGGCG CTTGGTGGAAGTGCTCTAGCTGTGTATTGGAGGAACCAACCGATTCCTGTTGA
- the LOC107873482 gene encoding sodium/pyruvate cotransporter BASS2, chloroplastic isoform X4 → MASLSRFIGKECKLHSSDARHRPRYVFSTRTPTHLSMRSGLGGHETGRYNLFIQNRHQVSDVAFLVQSSFIGISSPQRNTEISCVAATNVSGDLPSSSSSGMSQYEKIIETLTTLFPLWVILGTIIGIYKPSAVTWLETDLFTLGLGFLMLSMGLTLTFEDFRRCLRNPWTVGVGFAAQYFIKPLLGFTIAMVLKLSAPLATGLILVSCCPGGQASNVATYISKGNVALSVLMTTCSTVGAIVMTPLLTKLLAGQLVPVDAAGLAISTFQVVLVPTIIGVLSNEFFPKFTSKIITITPLIGVILTTLLCASPIGQVADVLKSQGAQLILPVAALHAAAFFLGYQVSKFSFGESTSRTISIECGMQSSALGFLLAQKHFTNPLVAVPSAVSVVCMALGGSALAVYWRNQPIPVDDKDDFKE, encoded by the exons ATGGCTTCTCTGTCGAGATTTATTGGAAAAGAATGTAAATTGCATTCTTCAGACGCACGTCACAGACCAAGATATGTGTTTTCTACTAGGACTCCGACCCATTTGA GTATGAGAAGTGGATTGGGCGGACATGAGACTGGAAGATATAATTTGTTCATTCAAAATAGGCATCAAGTTTCGGATGTTGCTTTCCTAGTTCAATCCTCATTTATTGGAATCAGTTCACCACAGCg CAATACCGAAATATCTTGCGTAGCAGCGACGAATGTGTCTGGAGACTTACCAAGCAGCTCTTCCAGTGGAATGAGCCAATACGAGAAAATAATTGAGACTTTGACCACTCTTTTTCCTCTCTGG GTTATATTGGGTACAATCATTGGCATCTATAAACCTTCTGCG GTCACTTGGTTGGAAACAGACCTGTTCACTCTTGGTTTGGGATTTCTAATGCTTTCAATGGGTTTGACACTAACATTTGAGGACTTTCGACGATGTTTAAGGAATCCATGGACT GTTGGTGTGGGATTTGCGGCTCAGTACTTCATCAAACCACTTTTAGGCTTCACCATAGCtatg GTTCTAAAGTTGTCCGCCCCACTTGCTACTGGTCTTATCTTGGTATCATGCTGTCCTGGAGGCCAAGCTTCTAATGTGGCAACATATATTTCAAAGGGGAATGTAGCCCTCTCTGTTCTTATGACTAC GTGTTCAACTGTTGGAGCTATTGTAATGACACCCTTGCTAACTAAGCTTCTAGCTGGTCAGCTTGTCCCAGTTGATGCTGCC GGTCTTGCTATCAGCACCTTTCAGGTTGTGTTAGTGCCAACAATTATTGGAG TTCTATCAAATGAGTTCTTTCCTAAGTTTACCTCAAAAATCATCACCATTACACCTTTGATTGGAGTTATTTTGACCACCCTTCTTTGTGCAAGTCCG ATCGGGCAAGTTGCAGATGTGCTGAAAAGTCAGGGAGCACAGTTAATTCTCCCAGTGGCGGCCCTGCATGCAGCAGCATTTTTTCTGGGCTACCAGGTTTCAAAATTTTCGTTTGGTGAATCAACATCCAGAACCATTTCTATAGAATGTGGAATGCAG AGTTCTGCACTCGGATTTCTACTTGCCCAAAAGCATTTCACAAATCCACTTGTTGCTGTACCTTCTGCTGTCAGTGTTGTCTGCATGGCG CTTGGTGGAAGTGCTCTAGCTGTGTATTGGAGGAACCAACCGATTCCTGTTGATGACAAGGATGATTTTAAGGAATAG
- the LOC107873482 gene encoding sodium/pyruvate cotransporter BASS2, chloroplastic isoform X1 — protein MASLSRFIGKECKLHSSDARHRPRYVFSTRTPTHLSMRSGLGGHETGRYNLFIQNRHQVSDVAFLVQSSFIGISSPQRNTEISCVAATNVSGDLPSSSSSGMSQYEKIIETLTTLFPLWVILGTIIGIYKPSAVTWLETDLFTLGLGFLMLSMGLTLTFEDFRRCLRNPWTVGVGFAAQYFIKPLLGFTIAMVLKLSAPLATGLILVSCCPGGQASNVATYISKGNVALSVLMTTCSTVGAIVMTPLLTKLLAGQLVPVDAAGLAISTFQVVLVPTIIGVLSNEFFPKFTSKIITITPLIGVILTTLLCASPIGQVADVLKSQGAQLILPVAALHAAAFFLGYQVSKFSFGESTSRTISIECGMQKKRGHHLFSEVIEHFTIKLTEDFLIDSRQCKVWVNYVTRLVCAQSSALGFLLAQKHFTNPLVAVPSAVSVVCMALGGSALAVYWRNQPIPVDDKDDFKE, from the exons ATGGCTTCTCTGTCGAGATTTATTGGAAAAGAATGTAAATTGCATTCTTCAGACGCACGTCACAGACCAAGATATGTGTTTTCTACTAGGACTCCGACCCATTTGA GTATGAGAAGTGGATTGGGCGGACATGAGACTGGAAGATATAATTTGTTCATTCAAAATAGGCATCAAGTTTCGGATGTTGCTTTCCTAGTTCAATCCTCATTTATTGGAATCAGTTCACCACAGCg CAATACCGAAATATCTTGCGTAGCAGCGACGAATGTGTCTGGAGACTTACCAAGCAGCTCTTCCAGTGGAATGAGCCAATACGAGAAAATAATTGAGACTTTGACCACTCTTTTTCCTCTCTGG GTTATATTGGGTACAATCATTGGCATCTATAAACCTTCTGCG GTCACTTGGTTGGAAACAGACCTGTTCACTCTTGGTTTGGGATTTCTAATGCTTTCAATGGGTTTGACACTAACATTTGAGGACTTTCGACGATGTTTAAGGAATCCATGGACT GTTGGTGTGGGATTTGCGGCTCAGTACTTCATCAAACCACTTTTAGGCTTCACCATAGCtatg GTTCTAAAGTTGTCCGCCCCACTTGCTACTGGTCTTATCTTGGTATCATGCTGTCCTGGAGGCCAAGCTTCTAATGTGGCAACATATATTTCAAAGGGGAATGTAGCCCTCTCTGTTCTTATGACTAC GTGTTCAACTGTTGGAGCTATTGTAATGACACCCTTGCTAACTAAGCTTCTAGCTGGTCAGCTTGTCCCAGTTGATGCTGCC GGTCTTGCTATCAGCACCTTTCAGGTTGTGTTAGTGCCAACAATTATTGGAG TTCTATCAAATGAGTTCTTTCCTAAGTTTACCTCAAAAATCATCACCATTACACCTTTGATTGGAGTTATTTTGACCACCCTTCTTTGTGCAAGTCCG ATCGGGCAAGTTGCAGATGTGCTGAAAAGTCAGGGAGCACAGTTAATTCTCCCAGTGGCGGCCCTGCATGCAGCAGCATTTTTTCTGGGCTACCAGGTTTCAAAATTTTCGTTTGGTGAATCAACATCCAGAACCATTTCTATAGAATGTGGAATGCAG AAGAAAAGGGGGCATCATCTTTTTTCCGAGGTCATCGaacattttacaattaaattaacaGAAGATTTTTTGATCGACTCTAGACAATGCAAAGTATGGGTAAACTATGTAACTCGTCTTGTGTGCGCACAGAGTTCTGCACTCGGATTTCTACTTGCCCAAAAGCATTTCACAAATCCACTTGTTGCTGTACCTTCTGCTGTCAGTGTTGTCTGCATGGCG CTTGGTGGAAGTGCTCTAGCTGTGTATTGGAGGAACCAACCGATTCCTGTTGATGACAAGGATGATTTTAAGGAATAG
- the LOC107873482 gene encoding sodium/pyruvate cotransporter BASS2, chloroplastic isoform X3: MRSGLGGHETGRYNLFIQNRHQVSDVAFLVQSSFIGISSPQRNTEISCVAATNVSGDLPSSSSSGMSQYEKIIETLTTLFPLWVILGTIIGIYKPSAVTWLETDLFTLGLGFLMLSMGLTLTFEDFRRCLRNPWTVGVGFAAQYFIKPLLGFTIAMVLKLSAPLATGLILVSCCPGGQASNVATYISKGNVALSVLMTTCSTVGAIVMTPLLTKLLAGQLVPVDAAGLAISTFQVVLVPTIIGVLSNEFFPKFTSKIITITPLIGVILTTLLCASPIGQVADVLKSQGAQLILPVAALHAAAFFLGYQVSKFSFGESTSRTISIECGMQKKRGHHLFSEVIEHFTIKLTEDFLIDSRQCKVWVNYVTRLVCAQSSALGFLLAQKHFTNPLVAVPSAVSVVCMALGGSALAVYWRNQPIPVDDKDDFKE; this comes from the exons ATGAGAAGTGGATTGGGCGGACATGAGACTGGAAGATATAATTTGTTCATTCAAAATAGGCATCAAGTTTCGGATGTTGCTTTCCTAGTTCAATCCTCATTTATTGGAATCAGTTCACCACAGCg CAATACCGAAATATCTTGCGTAGCAGCGACGAATGTGTCTGGAGACTTACCAAGCAGCTCTTCCAGTGGAATGAGCCAATACGAGAAAATAATTGAGACTTTGACCACTCTTTTTCCTCTCTGG GTTATATTGGGTACAATCATTGGCATCTATAAACCTTCTGCG GTCACTTGGTTGGAAACAGACCTGTTCACTCTTGGTTTGGGATTTCTAATGCTTTCAATGGGTTTGACACTAACATTTGAGGACTTTCGACGATGTTTAAGGAATCCATGGACT GTTGGTGTGGGATTTGCGGCTCAGTACTTCATCAAACCACTTTTAGGCTTCACCATAGCtatg GTTCTAAAGTTGTCCGCCCCACTTGCTACTGGTCTTATCTTGGTATCATGCTGTCCTGGAGGCCAAGCTTCTAATGTGGCAACATATATTTCAAAGGGGAATGTAGCCCTCTCTGTTCTTATGACTAC GTGTTCAACTGTTGGAGCTATTGTAATGACACCCTTGCTAACTAAGCTTCTAGCTGGTCAGCTTGTCCCAGTTGATGCTGCC GGTCTTGCTATCAGCACCTTTCAGGTTGTGTTAGTGCCAACAATTATTGGAG TTCTATCAAATGAGTTCTTTCCTAAGTTTACCTCAAAAATCATCACCATTACACCTTTGATTGGAGTTATTTTGACCACCCTTCTTTGTGCAAGTCCG ATCGGGCAAGTTGCAGATGTGCTGAAAAGTCAGGGAGCACAGTTAATTCTCCCAGTGGCGGCCCTGCATGCAGCAGCATTTTTTCTGGGCTACCAGGTTTCAAAATTTTCGTTTGGTGAATCAACATCCAGAACCATTTCTATAGAATGTGGAATGCAG AAGAAAAGGGGGCATCATCTTTTTTCCGAGGTCATCGaacattttacaattaaattaacaGAAGATTTTTTGATCGACTCTAGACAATGCAAAGTATGGGTAAACTATGTAACTCGTCTTGTGTGCGCACAGAGTTCTGCACTCGGATTTCTACTTGCCCAAAAGCATTTCACAAATCCACTTGTTGCTGTACCTTCTGCTGTCAGTGTTGTCTGCATGGCG CTTGGTGGAAGTGCTCTAGCTGTGTATTGGAGGAACCAACCGATTCCTGTTGATGACAAGGATGATTTTAAGGAATAG